A genome region from Mycobacterium florentinum includes the following:
- a CDS encoding nuclear transport factor 2 family protein yields MTATRTAREVVELYNLVVWNKRDFALAEELIGDTIIRHEVGEATVLTHEQAVNRIIDHWAMFETIRFDLNLVVAGDDGEHVAIVYQSPMTLKDGAEVEVASMEIFRVVAGKITEVWNCGYKQGVWS; encoded by the coding sequence ATGACGGCCACCCGGACCGCACGCGAAGTCGTCGAGCTCTACAACCTCGTGGTGTGGAACAAACGCGACTTCGCGCTCGCCGAGGAGTTGATCGGCGACACGATCATCCGGCACGAGGTGGGCGAGGCGACCGTGCTCACGCACGAGCAGGCGGTCAACCGGATCATCGATCACTGGGCGATGTTCGAGACCATCCGATTCGACCTGAACCTGGTGGTTGCCGGTGATGACGGCGAACACGTGGCAATCGTCTACCAATCGCCGATGACGCTCAAAGATGGTGCAGAGGTCGAAGTCGCCAGCATGGAGATCTTCCGCGTCGTCGCCGGCAAGATCACCGAAGTCTGGAATTGTGGCTACAAGCAAGGAGTTTGGAGTTGA
- a CDS encoding TIGR03857 family LLM class F420-dependent oxidoreductase, producing the protein MELWLQARSLELTETLDELGYYLLAGAGGEGPATLMDEARRGEELGFGTAFISERWNVKEASSLVGAACAVTNRMQIATAATNHNTRHPLITGSWATTMHRLSRGRFTLGIGRGIAAIYGAFGIPAVTTAQMEDWAQVMRRLFHGELIFNHDGPMGKYPILFLDPDFNEDIRLALVAFGPNTLALGGRAFDDVILHTYFTPETLARCVKTVKTAAEKAGRDPDSVRVWSCFATVGDHLPEQLRLKKTVARLATYLQGYGDLLVRTNDWDPAVLERFRADSVVTSIAGGIDHKATAEQIEHIATLIPDEWLEPSATGSAQQCADRIRKEFEYGADALIMHGATPDELEPVVTAYRA; encoded by the coding sequence CTGGAATTGTGGCTACAAGCAAGGAGTTTGGAGTTGACCGAGACACTCGACGAATTGGGCTACTACCTGCTTGCCGGGGCCGGAGGTGAGGGTCCGGCGACGCTGATGGACGAGGCCCGCCGCGGCGAGGAGCTGGGCTTCGGCACCGCGTTCATCTCCGAGCGCTGGAACGTCAAGGAGGCGTCGTCTCTGGTCGGGGCGGCCTGCGCGGTGACCAACCGGATGCAGATCGCCACCGCCGCAACCAATCACAACACGCGGCACCCGCTGATCACCGGATCGTGGGCGACCACGATGCACCGGCTCTCGCGCGGCCGGTTCACGTTGGGCATCGGCCGGGGCATCGCCGCGATCTACGGAGCCTTCGGCATCCCCGCCGTCACGACCGCACAGATGGAGGATTGGGCCCAGGTGATGCGGCGTCTGTTCCACGGCGAGCTGATCTTCAACCACGACGGCCCGATGGGCAAATACCCGATCCTGTTCCTCGACCCGGACTTCAACGAGGACATCCGGCTGGCGCTGGTGGCGTTCGGGCCCAACACCCTCGCGCTCGGCGGACGTGCCTTCGACGACGTCATCCTGCACACCTACTTCACGCCGGAGACGTTGGCGCGCTGCGTCAAAACCGTCAAGACCGCCGCGGAGAAGGCGGGCCGCGACCCCGACAGCGTGCGGGTGTGGTCGTGCTTCGCCACCGTCGGCGACCACCTTCCCGAACAGCTGCGGCTGAAGAAGACCGTTGCCCGGCTGGCCACCTACCTACAGGGTTACGGCGACCTGCTGGTGCGGACCAATGACTGGGATCCCGCTGTGCTGGAACGGTTCCGGGCCGACTCGGTCGTGACGTCGATCGCCGGCGGGATCGACCACAAGGCCACAGCGGAGCAGATCGAGCACATCGCGACGCTGATTCCCGACGAGTGGCTGGAGCCGTCGGCGACCGGTTCGGCTCAACAGTGTGCGGACCGCATTCGCAAGGAGTTCGAATACGGTGCCGACGCGCTGATCATGCACGGCGCGACTCCCGACGAGCTGGAGCCGGTGGTCACGGCCTACCGCGCTTAA
- a CDS encoding acyl-CoA carboxylase subunit beta has translation MTKPPDWEETLTDLDRRRRHAWGMGGPERLDKHRGKGKLDARARIELLLDPGTFREIGTLVGGDIAADGLVVGSGSINGSPVMLGAEDFTTLAGSIGPGGNSKRYRIAELALRDKTPLVMLLEGAGFRPGGGHYGRAPTDLLAQAQCSGKVPTVAAVLGPSAGHGALVAPVCDFRIMSTQGAIFTAGPPVVKESTGEDISKEDLGGPVTALPSGVIHNVAEDDEAVIADIRRYLSYFPPSAWSYPSPLPADQDSDPRPTPELLDIVSRDNRRVYDMRAVLDVVFDRPDWFEVQPRYGKAIICALAHLGGHPVAVVANQPNVLAGSIDAEAADKAAHFIMVADSFHLPLIFFADNPGMLPGSRSERSGVLRAGARMFAAQTAATTVKLHVTLRKAYGFGSMVMSLLGFDSQSATFAYPGATMGAMSAAALGRATHADEDVTAKLRDAELQASYRSAESMGFDELIDPRETRDALLASLLRSLSARQAAAEPVSRTVILP, from the coding sequence ATGACAAAACCCCCGGACTGGGAGGAGACGCTGACCGACCTCGACCGTCGGCGGCGGCACGCGTGGGGCATGGGCGGGCCGGAGCGGCTCGACAAGCATCGCGGCAAGGGCAAGCTCGACGCCCGCGCGCGCATCGAACTACTCCTGGACCCGGGCACCTTCCGCGAAATCGGCACGCTGGTCGGGGGCGACATCGCGGCCGACGGGCTGGTGGTGGGTTCGGGCTCGATCAACGGCTCGCCGGTGATGCTGGGCGCCGAGGACTTCACCACCCTGGCCGGGAGCATCGGACCGGGCGGCAACTCCAAGCGCTACCGCATCGCGGAGCTGGCGCTGCGCGACAAGACGCCGCTGGTGATGCTGCTCGAAGGCGCCGGCTTTCGCCCCGGCGGCGGCCATTACGGGCGCGCCCCCACCGACCTGCTCGCCCAGGCGCAGTGCTCGGGCAAGGTGCCGACCGTGGCCGCGGTGCTGGGCCCGTCGGCCGGACACGGCGCCCTGGTGGCTCCGGTGTGCGATTTCCGAATCATGAGCACCCAGGGCGCGATCTTCACCGCCGGGCCGCCGGTCGTCAAAGAGTCCACCGGAGAAGACATTTCGAAGGAGGACCTCGGTGGGCCCGTCACCGCGTTACCCAGCGGGGTGATCCACAACGTCGCCGAAGACGACGAAGCCGTCATTGCCGACATCCGCCGCTACCTGTCCTACTTCCCGCCCAGCGCATGGTCGTATCCCTCGCCACTGCCCGCCGACCAGGACAGCGACCCCCGCCCGACGCCGGAGCTGCTCGACATCGTTTCGCGCGACAACCGCCGCGTCTATGACATGCGCGCCGTGCTCGACGTGGTCTTCGACCGGCCCGACTGGTTCGAGGTCCAGCCGCGGTACGGCAAGGCGATCATCTGCGCGCTGGCCCATCTCGGTGGCCACCCGGTCGCGGTCGTCGCGAACCAGCCCAACGTGCTCGCCGGCTCGATCGACGCCGAGGCCGCGGACAAGGCGGCGCATTTCATCATGGTGGCCGACTCATTCCACCTGCCGCTCATCTTCTTCGCGGACAATCCGGGCATGCTGCCCGGCAGCCGGTCCGAACGCAGCGGGGTGCTGCGCGCCGGCGCGCGGATGTTCGCCGCCCAGACCGCGGCCACCACGGTCAAGCTGCACGTGACGCTGCGCAAGGCGTACGGGTTCGGCTCGATGGTCATGTCGCTGTTGGGTTTCGACAGCCAATCCGCGACGTTCGCCTACCCCGGCGCCACGATGGGCGCGATGAGCGCGGCCGCGCTGGGCCGGGCGACGCATGCCGACGAGGACGTCACCGCGAAGTTGCGTGACGCCGAGCTGCAAGCGTCGTATCGCTCGGCCGAAAGCATGGGATTCGACGAACTCATCGATCCCCGCGAGACCCGTGACGCCTTGCTGGCTTCTCTGCTTCGAAGCCTCTCGGCCCGGCAGGCCGCCGCCGAGCCGGTAAGCCGGACGGTGATCCTGCCTTAA
- a CDS encoding LLM class F420-dependent oxidoreductase: MPDGPRLKIDGGIPNRLDRVVEAVGNLEQQGYDGGWTAETSHDPFLPLLLAAEHTSRLELGTNIAVAFARNPMIVANVAWDLQAYSQGRFILGLGTQIAPHIEKRFSMPWSHPARRMREFVAALHAIWSAWNGEAKLSFEGDFYTHKIMTPMFTPERHPHPVPKVFIAAVGEVMTEMCGEVADGHLGHPMVSKRYLNEVTVPALLRGMARSGRDRGDFAVSCEVMVATGENDAELAAAMTATRKQIAFYGSTPAYRKVLELHGWGDLHAELNRLSKQGEWGAMGSLIDDDMLAAFAVVGPVDKVGAALQSRCEGVVDRVLPIFYNASQACITAAMKEFRQ; this comes from the coding sequence ATGCCTGACGGCCCCCGCCTCAAGATCGACGGCGGCATCCCCAATCGACTCGACCGCGTGGTCGAAGCCGTTGGCAACCTGGAACAACAGGGCTACGACGGGGGCTGGACCGCCGAAACCAGCCACGACCCGTTCCTGCCGCTGCTGCTGGCCGCCGAGCACACGTCGCGACTCGAGCTCGGCACCAACATCGCCGTGGCGTTCGCGCGCAATCCGATGATCGTCGCCAACGTCGCCTGGGACTTGCAGGCGTACTCGCAGGGTCGCTTCATTCTCGGTCTGGGCACCCAGATTGCGCCCCACATCGAGAAACGATTCAGCATGCCGTGGAGTCATCCGGCCCGGCGGATGCGCGAATTCGTCGCCGCGTTGCACGCCATCTGGTCCGCCTGGAACGGCGAGGCCAAGCTGAGTTTCGAGGGCGATTTCTATACCCACAAGATCATGACGCCGATGTTCACCCCGGAGCGGCACCCGCATCCGGTGCCGAAGGTGTTCATCGCCGCCGTCGGTGAGGTGATGACCGAAATGTGCGGCGAGGTCGCCGACGGCCATCTCGGTCACCCGATGGTTTCGAAGCGCTACCTCAACGAGGTGACGGTGCCGGCCCTGCTGCGCGGGATGGCGCGCAGCGGCCGCGACCGCGGCGACTTCGCGGTGTCGTGCGAGGTGATGGTGGCGACCGGAGAAAACGACGCCGAGTTGGCGGCGGCCATGACCGCCACGCGCAAGCAGATCGCCTTCTACGGATCCACGCCCGCGTACCGCAAGGTGCTCGAGCTGCATGGCTGGGGCGACCTGCACGCCGAGCTGAATCGCCTGTCCAAGCAAGGCGAATGGGGCGCGATGGGTTCGCTGATCGACGACGACATGCTGGCGGCCTTCGCCGTCGTCGGCCCCGTGGACAAGGTCGGCGCCGCCCTGCAAAGCAGGTGTGAGGGCGTGGTCGACCGCGTGCTGCCGATCTTCTACAACGCTTCCCAGGCCTGTATTACCGCCGCAATGAAGGAGTTTCGCCAGTGA
- a CDS encoding cytochrome P450, translated as MDDAGRSLADPLAYTDEKRLHAALAHLRATAPVSWVEVPDYKPFWAITKHADIMDIERQNMLFTNWPRPVLTTTVGDELQASAGVRTLIHMDDPQHRVVRAIGSDWFRPKAMRAMKMRVDELAKIYVDKMLAVGPECDFVQQVAVNYPLYVIMSLLGIPEADFARMLKLTQELFGSEDSEFKRGTSNEDQIPALLDMFGYFNDVTASRRANPTEDLASAIANARVDGEPLSDIDTVSYYLIVATAGHDTTSATISGGMQALIENPDQLDRLRNNLDLMPLATEEMIRWVTPVKEFMRTANEDTTVRGVPIAAGDSVLLSYVSGNRDEDVFDDPFRFDVGRDPNKHLAFGYGVHFCMGAALARMEVNSFFSELLPRLKSIELSGDPELVATTFVGGLKHLPVRYSLV; from the coding sequence ATGGACGATGCCGGCAGGTCCCTGGCGGATCCGTTGGCGTACACCGACGAGAAGCGGCTGCACGCGGCGCTGGCTCACTTGCGTGCCACCGCGCCGGTGTCGTGGGTCGAGGTGCCGGACTACAAGCCGTTCTGGGCGATCACCAAACACGCCGACATCATGGACATCGAACGGCAGAACATGCTGTTCACCAACTGGCCCCGCCCGGTGTTGACCACCACGGTCGGCGACGAGCTGCAAGCCAGCGCCGGGGTGCGCACGCTGATTCACATGGACGACCCGCAGCACCGGGTGGTGCGCGCGATCGGCTCGGACTGGTTTCGGCCAAAGGCCATGCGCGCGATGAAGATGCGCGTCGACGAACTCGCCAAGATCTACGTCGACAAGATGCTGGCCGTCGGGCCTGAGTGCGACTTCGTCCAGCAGGTGGCGGTGAACTATCCCCTCTACGTGATCATGTCGCTGCTGGGCATCCCGGAGGCCGACTTCGCCCGGATGCTCAAGCTCACCCAGGAGCTGTTCGGCAGCGAGGACAGCGAATTCAAGCGGGGCACCTCGAATGAGGACCAGATTCCGGCACTGCTCGATATGTTCGGTTACTTCAACGACGTCACGGCGTCGCGGCGGGCGAACCCGACCGAGGATCTCGCGTCGGCCATCGCCAATGCCCGCGTCGACGGAGAACCGCTGTCCGACATCGACACCGTGTCCTACTACCTGATCGTGGCCACCGCGGGTCACGACACCACCAGCGCGACCATTTCCGGCGGCATGCAGGCGCTCATCGAAAACCCGGACCAGCTGGACCGCCTGCGGAACAATCTCGACCTGATGCCGCTGGCCACCGAGGAGATGATCCGCTGGGTCACTCCGGTCAAGGAATTCATGCGGACTGCCAACGAGGACACCACCGTGCGCGGAGTACCGATCGCCGCGGGGGATTCCGTGCTGCTGTCCTATGTGTCGGGCAACCGCGACGAGGATGTCTTCGACGACCCGTTCCGCTTCGACGTCGGGCGTGACCCCAACAAGCATCTGGCCTTCGGCTACGGCGTGCACTTTTGCATGGGGGCCGCACTGGCCCGGATGGAAGTCAACAGCTTCTTCTCCGAGCTGCTGCCCAGGCTCAAATCAATTGAGCTGAGCGGGGATCCGGAATTGGTTGCGACGACATTCGTCGGCGGCCTCAAGCACCTGCCGGTGCGTTACTCGCTGGTCTGA
- a CDS encoding quinone oxidoreductase family protein translates to MHAIEVSELGGPEVLSYVEISQPTPGPGEVLIEAEAIGVNFIDTYFRSGLYPRELPFVLGAEVAGTVAATGAGVTGLRVGDRVATADAVGAYAEYCIAPVDLVAALPDDVASDIAAAALLKGITAHLLIKSVYPVQPGDTVLLHAGAGGVGLILTQWATSLGARVITTASTPAKAELSRGAGAVEVLDYPNNAPEFGAKVRALTDGDGVAAVYDGVGKSTFDASLAGLAVRGTLALFGAASGPVPPLDPQRLNAAGSVYLTRPSRIHFVRSRTEFAWRTGELFDAIAAGDIAVTVSSHYPLARAADAHRDLQARKTVGSVVLKP, encoded by the coding sequence ATGCATGCAATCGAAGTCAGTGAGCTCGGTGGGCCGGAAGTCCTTTCCTACGTTGAGATCTCACAACCCACACCCGGCCCCGGTGAGGTATTGATCGAGGCCGAGGCGATCGGCGTCAACTTCATTGACACCTACTTCCGGTCCGGGCTGTATCCCCGCGAGTTGCCGTTCGTGCTGGGCGCAGAGGTGGCCGGGACCGTCGCAGCAACGGGTGCCGGGGTCACGGGATTGCGAGTGGGCGACCGGGTCGCCACCGCGGACGCCGTCGGCGCCTACGCCGAATATTGCATCGCACCAGTCGATCTCGTTGCAGCGCTGCCCGACGATGTCGCTTCCGATATCGCGGCTGCGGCATTGCTGAAAGGCATCACCGCGCACTTGCTGATCAAGTCGGTGTACCCGGTGCAGCCAGGCGACACGGTGTTGCTGCACGCCGGTGCGGGTGGGGTCGGCCTGATCCTGACCCAGTGGGCGACGAGCCTGGGAGCCCGCGTCATCACCACGGCGTCCACCCCGGCCAAAGCCGAACTCTCGCGGGGGGCCGGCGCGGTCGAGGTGCTCGACTACCCCAATAACGCGCCGGAGTTCGGCGCGAAGGTCCGTGCGCTGACCGATGGCGATGGAGTGGCGGCGGTGTACGACGGCGTCGGCAAGTCCACCTTCGACGCCAGCCTGGCCGGCCTGGCCGTGCGCGGAACACTCGCACTCTTCGGCGCGGCCAGTGGACCGGTTCCGCCACTGGATCCCCAGCGGCTGAACGCGGCAGGCTCGGTCTACCTCACCCGGCCGTCGCGAATCCACTTCGTCCGCAGCCGCACCGAGTTTGCTTGGCGAACAGGGGAATTGTTCGATGCCATCGCCGCCGGCGACATCGCGGTCACGGTGAGCTCCCACTACCCGCTTGCGCGAGCGGCCGATGCACACCGAGACCTTCAGGCGCGCAAGACCGTTGGATCGGTGGTGCTCAAGCCTTAG
- the mdlC gene encoding benzoylformate decarboxylase produces the protein MANGKTVHQVTYDLLRRLGLTTVFGNPGSTEQTFLKDFPDDFTYVLGLQEASVLAMADGFAQSTGKPALVNLHTSAGTGNAMGSLIAAYRGNTPLIVTAGQQTREMVLCEPYLTNPDETLLPKPWVKWAYEPKRAEDVPAAFMRAYTVALQPPAGPVYLSIPLDDWEKPALGPAVVRTVSHRVAPDAERLREFADRINRAQRPLLVFGPEVDRSGGWDAGVAFAEKVGAPVHGGPLPDRASFPENHPLYQGMLPLTIAGVAEVLRGHDLVVVIGAQVFRYYPYVAGEYLPEGSELLQITADPALAGAAPVGDSLIGDTRLALEQLVGLIDNRGAASAPAASPAKIEIVDADSSPLTPDAAWSTLATVKPEDSPVVTESTSTMAQQLHWLPTTRPGSFFATASGGIGWGVPGAVGVALGDRARGVKRTVIATIGDGSFQYSIQAIYTAAQHRLPIVFVVMRNEEYSILKAFALLEKTPNVPGLDLPGLDIASLATGFGCRAVNVDTTEKLASEFTTALTVDGPTVIVVRTKAQLAHLG, from the coding sequence ATGGCAAACGGGAAGACGGTCCACCAAGTCACCTACGACCTGCTGCGCAGGTTGGGCCTTACGACGGTGTTCGGCAATCCCGGCTCCACCGAGCAAACATTCCTGAAAGACTTCCCCGACGATTTCACCTATGTCCTTGGGCTGCAAGAGGCTTCCGTGCTGGCGATGGCCGACGGATTCGCGCAATCCACCGGCAAGCCGGCGCTGGTCAACCTGCACACCAGCGCCGGGACCGGCAACGCGATGGGCAGCCTGATCGCCGCGTACCGCGGCAACACCCCGCTCATCGTCACGGCCGGTCAGCAGACCCGGGAAATGGTGTTGTGCGAACCGTATTTGACCAACCCCGATGAGACGTTGCTCCCCAAGCCCTGGGTGAAGTGGGCATACGAACCCAAGCGCGCCGAAGATGTGCCCGCGGCATTCATGCGCGCCTACACCGTGGCCTTGCAGCCACCGGCCGGGCCGGTGTATCTGTCCATACCGCTTGACGACTGGGAAAAGCCGGCCCTGGGGCCGGCCGTCGTCCGCACCGTCAGTCATCGGGTAGCGCCCGACGCCGAGCGGCTGCGGGAGTTCGCCGACCGGATCAACCGCGCGCAGCGGCCGCTGCTGGTCTTCGGTCCCGAGGTCGATCGCAGCGGCGGCTGGGATGCCGGGGTGGCGTTTGCCGAAAAGGTCGGTGCCCCGGTGCACGGCGGCCCGCTGCCCGATCGTGCGTCGTTCCCGGAGAACCACCCGCTGTACCAGGGCATGCTGCCGCTGACCATCGCCGGGGTGGCCGAGGTGCTGCGCGGTCACGACCTGGTGGTGGTGATCGGTGCCCAGGTGTTCCGGTACTACCCGTATGTCGCCGGCGAATACCTGCCCGAGGGCAGCGAATTGCTGCAGATCACCGCCGACCCCGCGCTGGCCGGCGCCGCGCCGGTCGGCGACAGTTTGATCGGCGATACCCGGTTGGCGCTCGAGCAGCTGGTGGGTTTGATCGACAACCGCGGCGCCGCTTCGGCCCCGGCGGCGTCGCCCGCGAAGATCGAAATCGTCGACGCGGACTCGTCGCCGCTGACCCCGGACGCGGCGTGGTCCACCCTGGCCACCGTCAAGCCCGAGGATTCCCCGGTCGTCACGGAGTCGACGTCGACGATGGCGCAGCAGCTGCATTGGCTGCCCACCACTCGGCCGGGTTCGTTCTTCGCGACCGCCAGCGGTGGCATCGGCTGGGGCGTACCGGGTGCGGTCGGCGTCGCACTCGGCGATCGGGCGCGCGGTGTCAAGCGCACCGTGATCGCCACCATTGGCGACGGTTCGTTTCAATACTCGATCCAGGCGATTTACACCGCCGCCCAGCACCGGCTGCCCATCGTCTTCGTGGTGATGCGTAACGAGGAGTACTCGATCCTCAAGGCGTTCGCATTGCTGGAGAAGACACCGAACGTGCCGGGCCTCGACCTGCCGGGGCTTGATATTGCTTCTCTGGCAACGGGTTTCGGCTGCCGCGCGGTCAACGTCGACACCACCGAAAAGCTCGCCAGCGAGTTCACCACGGCGCTGACCGTCGACGGGCCCACGGTCATCGTGGTGCGGACCAAGGCGCAGCTGGCGCATCTGGGCTGA
- a CDS encoding PucR family transcriptional regulator, with protein MSAQRTAEQVSLIGTELVRRTEQLGAVVASAIRDEVDFYRDAEVVSQDQLVESCTDNVRFIFGGLAGPQTFDTTPAALTGESRAQSRVPLHVVMSAYRIGSHHIWQALLDIVEAHGDIAQQALLTVTERIWEAQDVYTEAMTSGYRRRATQQAVADEAERAALTEALFSGTASANHGPWEIADLLGLPTRGPYVVVAARTPELGKHALPGIVDILRSADIYSAWRLLPELQIGIVHVPSLAAHASLIATLRRMSSHGVGVSPQFDALAEIGTALRYARIAVTGSNASEPVVEFEDSVLGIAAVTAPDVNLRLADAVLGGLAGVADIDLLRQTFRVWVGHRGSIPEAAAALFCHPNTVRHRLRRIEECTGRSINVPLELAELCLAFEIDSRLR; from the coding sequence ATGAGCGCGCAACGCACAGCCGAGCAGGTGTCGCTGATCGGCACCGAGTTGGTCCGGCGAACCGAACAACTCGGCGCCGTGGTCGCCTCGGCGATCCGTGACGAAGTCGACTTCTACCGGGACGCCGAGGTCGTCAGTCAGGATCAACTGGTCGAAAGCTGCACCGACAACGTGCGTTTCATCTTCGGCGGCTTGGCCGGGCCGCAGACATTCGACACCACCCCGGCCGCGCTCACCGGCGAATCGCGCGCCCAAAGCAGGGTTCCGCTGCACGTGGTGATGTCGGCCTATCGCATCGGCTCGCACCACATCTGGCAAGCGCTGCTGGACATCGTGGAGGCGCACGGCGACATCGCCCAGCAGGCATTGCTCACCGTGACCGAACGCATCTGGGAGGCGCAGGACGTCTACACCGAGGCGATGACGAGTGGCTACCGGCGACGAGCCACGCAGCAGGCCGTTGCCGACGAGGCCGAACGCGCGGCACTCACCGAGGCGTTGTTCTCCGGCACCGCGTCCGCAAACCATGGCCCGTGGGAGATCGCCGACCTGCTGGGACTGCCGACCCGCGGGCCCTATGTCGTCGTGGCCGCGCGGACACCCGAGCTGGGCAAGCACGCGCTGCCCGGCATCGTCGACATCCTGCGAAGCGCCGACATTTATTCGGCATGGCGGCTGTTGCCCGAGCTGCAAATCGGCATCGTCCACGTGCCGTCGCTCGCCGCTCACGCAAGCCTGATCGCAACCCTGCGGCGCATGAGTAGCCACGGCGTCGGAGTCAGTCCGCAATTCGATGCGCTGGCCGAGATCGGGACGGCGCTTCGCTATGCGCGGATCGCGGTCACCGGATCAAACGCGAGCGAGCCGGTCGTGGAGTTCGAGGACAGCGTTCTGGGCATCGCCGCGGTGACCGCTCCAGACGTCAACCTGCGACTGGCCGACGCGGTTCTGGGCGGTTTGGCCGGCGTCGCCGACATCGATCTGCTCCGTCAGACATTTCGGGTGTGGGTGGGGCATCGCGGCTCGATACCCGAGGCCGCCGCGGCACTGTTCTGTCATCCCAACACCGTTCGTCATCGGCTGCGCCGCATCGAGGAATGCACCGGGCGATCGATCAACGTCCCGCTCGAGCTCGCCGAGTTGTGTCTGGCCTTCGAAATCGATTCCAGGCTGCGCTGA
- a CDS encoding SDR family NAD(P)-dependent oxidoreductase: MTHRTIVITGGSDGIGAAAARRLGGGGDDVVVVGRSESKTAAVAAEFDADYFVADFGDLAQVRALADKIRSNYPRIDVLLNNAGGMSTKIQLTSDGYEHTYQVNYLSPFLLTTRLLPVLLDSRATVVNTTSSSHKLVRRATVDDLENTARRGAGTAYALSKLAIVLFTRELHRRHHAGGLSAATVHPGYVNSNFGRASGSRFLVFMQQYTPQARFTASVDEGADQLVWLASTAPGVEWTPGEYYVKRKIAKPGRLAIDPRLAGELWERTASKLGLFDTD, translated from the coding sequence ATGACGCATCGGACGATTGTCATCACGGGTGGCAGCGACGGCATCGGTGCCGCGGCGGCTCGCCGGTTGGGCGGGGGCGGTGATGACGTTGTGGTGGTGGGACGTTCGGAGAGCAAAACCGCCGCGGTGGCGGCGGAATTCGACGCCGACTATTTCGTAGCCGACTTCGGCGACCTGGCCCAGGTGCGAGCCCTGGCAGACAAGATTCGCTCCAACTACCCCCGCATCGACGTTCTGCTCAACAACGCCGGCGGCATGAGCACCAAGATCCAGCTGACCTCCGACGGCTATGAACACACCTATCAGGTCAATTATTTGTCGCCGTTTCTGCTGACCACGCGGCTACTGCCGGTGCTCCTGGATTCGCGCGCCACTGTCGTCAACACGACCAGCTCATCGCACAAGCTGGTCCGCCGGGCCACCGTCGACGACCTGGAGAACACCGCCCGCCGCGGCGCCGGCACCGCCTACGCGTTGTCCAAGCTGGCCATCGTGTTGTTCACCCGGGAACTACACCGGCGCCACCACGCGGGCGGATTGTCCGCTGCAACAGTTCATCCCGGCTACGTCAACTCCAACTTCGGCCGCGCATCGGGATCGCGGTTCCTGGTCTTCATGCAGCAGTACACGCCGCAGGCGCGGTTCACCGCGAGCGTGGACGAAGGTGCCGACCAGCTGGTGTGGCTCGCGTCCACCGCCCCCGGTGTCGAATGGACGCCCGGGGAGTACTACGTGAAGCGCAAGATCGCCAAACCCGGTCGCCTGGCGATCGACCCGCGGCTTGCCGGCGAGCTGTGGGAGCGCACTGCGAGCAAGCTCGGCTTATTCGATACCGATTAG
- a CDS encoding TetR/AcrR family transcriptional regulator: MLLDMSPVKPHRTRPTRGEVRDRILDAASKVFAAEGFAGATIDAIGQAAGFTKGAVYSNFESKDELFLALVDREFELRGEQIATVLDSSGGDTGVAAHQLSRSVLDSVRDHSDYYVLLVEYWLRAQRDPQLRERLIERRRAAADQAVHIVKSTDTGPSDRRLADLAQLVVTVNLGVAMEEVLRPGTINPDLLTQLITALLESVPDSGK, encoded by the coding sequence ATGCTACTGGACATGTCGCCGGTCAAGCCGCATCGAACCCGCCCGACCCGCGGCGAGGTGCGCGACCGGATCCTGGATGCGGCCTCGAAAGTGTTCGCCGCCGAAGGATTCGCCGGTGCCACCATCGATGCGATCGGCCAAGCCGCGGGCTTCACCAAGGGCGCGGTCTACTCGAACTTCGAGTCCAAGGACGAACTGTTCCTGGCCCTGGTCGACCGCGAGTTCGAGCTGCGCGGCGAGCAGATCGCCACAGTGCTGGACAGCAGCGGCGGTGACACCGGCGTGGCCGCACACCAGTTGAGCCGGTCGGTGCTCGACTCGGTTCGCGATCATTCCGACTATTACGTGTTGTTGGTTGAGTACTGGCTGCGTGCACAGCGCGATCCGCAGCTTCGCGAGCGACTGATCGAACGCCGTCGCGCCGCCGCCGACCAAGCGGTGCACATCGTCAAATCGACCGACACCGGGCCGTCGGACCGGCGGTTGGCCGACCTCGCCCAGCTCGTTGTCACGGTCAATTTGGGCGTCGCGATGGAAGAGGTCTTGCGCCCCGGAACGATAAACCCCGACCTGCTCACGCAACTGATTACCGCGCTGCTGGAATCGGTTCCGGATTCCGGCAAGTAG